AGGAGTAATTTCAATATCTTTTTGGTAACTAAAAATTATGGCTTTAAGAGATGCTTCTTCTTCTATTAGATTAAAATAGATATTTCCATTATGAGCGTATCTTAAGTTAGCAACCTCTCCCTCTATCCATAATAGAGGAAATTTAGCTTCTATAAAAGTTTTTAATTCCTGAGTAACCTCCTTTACAGTGAAATATAATTTTTCTCTTTCTTCTATATCAACTTTTACTTCCTCTAATTCATTCATTTAACTCTTTCTGCTTAAAATTTTGTAAGTTTTTATATTAAAAATTATATCTGTTATTATGCTTAAATTCAAGCTCTTTTAAATAATATAAAAGTTTTTTATTTATTTGCACTATAAAACTAATGCAACTATAAATCCCTTGACAATTTCCAAAAATTGAATATGATTATCATTATCAAAAAATATAGGAGGTTAAAAAAAAAATGAGAGTTGCAATTGCAACTGAGGGTGATTTTGTTGCACAACATTTTGGTAAATGCCCTGGCTTTACGATAGTTGACATTGAAAACGGAAAAATTACCCGTAAAAACTTTGTAGAAAATCCCAGTTATAAGTCTCATCAGCCAGGTGCTGTGCCAATGTTTTTGAAAAACCAAAATGTTGATTATGTCATCGCAGGAGGTATGGGACCAAAAGCAATTATGATGTTTGAATCTTTCGGAATAAAAGTATTCGTTGGAGTAACAGGTAAAATTGAAGAAGTTATTGAGGCTTTTATCAAAGGTACATTAACTACCGGAGAAAGTCTTTGTGAACGCGGGGAACATCGTTGCCAGCATTAAAAATTATTTTGATTAAAGTTATAAACTTGACTTTTAAAAAGAAGTGTTAAATTTTAAATTAAATTGAAAATTATTTTCATTATAAACAAAAAGGGGGGTGAAAAAAGATGCCTTGGGGAGACAGAACTGGACCTCTTGGATTGGGTCCAAAAACAGGTAGAGGTTTAGGATTTTGCTCTGGTTATGATATTCCTGGATATATGAATCCAGGACCAAGATTAGGGTTAGGTTGGGGAAGAGGAAGAGGTTGGAGATGGTGGTGTAGATGGTTTGGAGGATTTGGAAGAGGTTGGAGATGGAGATGGTTTTGGAGAATACCTTTTTTCGGAGGAGCTTCTTTTGGAGATGA
The window above is part of the Thermodesulfobacterium geofontis OPF15 genome. Proteins encoded here:
- a CDS encoding NifB/NifX family molybdenum-iron cluster-binding protein, coding for MRVAIATEGDFVAQHFGKCPGFTIVDIENGKITRKNFVENPSYKSHQPGAVPMFLKNQNVDYVIAGGMGPKAIMMFESFGIKVFVGVTGKIEEVIEAFIKGTLTTGESLCERGEHRCQH
- a CDS encoding DUF5320 domain-containing protein; translated protein: MPWGDRTGPLGLGPKTGRGLGFCSGYDIPGYMNPGPRLGLGWGRGRGWRWWCRWFGGFGRGWRWRWFWRIPFFGGASFGDEAELLRQEAEILKKNLEAIEKRLSELEKKKES